The Candidatus Saccharibacteria bacterium sequence TTTACCTTGACTACTCGATGTCCCGGGTGGCCTCTGTCGACGCTCAGCTTAGTTCTGATACTTTTACCGTAGGAATCGACTACTCGGGTATCGTAGAAAAACAATTTATCGATGAAGGTAATTACATAAAAAAGGGTGATCCTTTGTTCGAAATCCGCAGCTCAACCCTCGCCGAGGCAATCCGAAACAACGAAGTTGCCAAATCGTCGCTTCTTTACACCGCGACAAATGACGGTCGAGTTCTTGTATCGGCAGCGGCAAATGGGCAAGTGCAAACTATTAACTATCGCCAAGGTGCGTTCGTTCCCGCCAACAGCGACCTTGCAATTGTGAATGTCGAGAATGGGCTCTACGTAAGTGCAACCTATAAATTATCGGCACCAGATTACGCTCGTATTAATAAAAACAGCAAGATCGCAATAACCCTACCCGACAACAAAACCCTTGAAGGTGTCGTATACGATATATCGCTTGAAACAGTCGATAAGGAGGTTATGACAACTATTCGTGCGCGCGTAACAAATGCCGATATTAACCGAGTGGCGTTTTCTATTGGCACACCCGTCGAGACTGTTCTTTTTCTGGACACAACAACCTGGTACAGCCGGATTAGTGAAGCGGTTCAATCGCTATTTCGCCCAACGAGCGGATAGCCATGAAGCACATTCGGCTCATCATTCTTTTTTTGGTCGTTAGCGCTACTGGTAGTATTGCGTACCTAATATTTAAATCCTGGCCAGCTTCGGTGCAGTCGTTTACCGATACGGCGCTTATAGCAACTCTTCCACAAAAAGACGCGAGCGGAATCGACACGAGCCATTTAGCAGACGGCCTTATTCCGCCGACCAATAAATGGTTTAGTGGACTGGCTCTTCAAAAGATACCAAAGACCGTGTTTTCCACTCCACTCGCATTCACCCCAAGTGAATCTTTCTTTGCGATCAGCCTACCTACCGTAACTTCATCTCCAAACACATTGTTCGCATCACGACAGTTACAAATGACCGCTGAAATTCCTGGAGCGACAAACTATCAAGTGACACGATACGACGAACTGAGTGTTGACCTAACGTATCGAAACGACACGACGCCAATTGGAACAGTAACCATTACAGCCGGGTCGCCATATATATATTTCCATGCAATAAACAATACCAAACTGGTATTAAAGTCCGGGAGTGGCTTCACTTCTCAGTCACAAACCGTCGTCACTACGACATCGACATCGAAGCTTGTT is a genomic window containing:
- a CDS encoding HlyD family efflux transporter periplasmic adaptor subunit, whose translation is MKPANRLTFFTGIMFVSLLCATLFVYLDYSMSRVASVDAQLSSDTFTVGIDYSGIVEKQFIDEGNYIKKGDPLFEIRSSTLAEAIRNNEVAKSSLLYTATNDGRVLVSAAANGQVQTINYRQGAFVPANSDLAIVNVENGLYVSATYKLSAPDYARINKNSKIAITLPDNKTLEGVVYDISLETVDKEVMTTIRARVTNADINRVAFSIGTPVETVLFLDTTTWYSRISEAVQSLFRPTSG